From the genome of Vicia villosa cultivar HV-30 ecotype Madison, WI linkage group LG2, Vvil1.0, whole genome shotgun sequence, one region includes:
- the LOC131651837 gene encoding UDP-glucose flavonoid 3-O-glucosyltransferase 7-like, translating into MSQEICILPFFGTGHLLPCFQLCNHLTSSNFHVTLLISSTLSTSVPSSLHQHPLFQLTLLPSPPPSPEHHQELAEGLQNILSNYHRPALPVYAIVDAMMSWSIDIFKQFKIPTAAFFTSGACSASMELAVWKAQPFDLKPGEIRSLPGLPDDMAVTYSDIKRRHHHPPPPPPPEHGFPPPPGRFGRGKRGPPKDGEQPPWLNETQGATALLINTCDDLERPFLNYITNYIGKPVYGVGPLLPEQYWKTIGSVLRDSDFRSNRSSSVTEKEVVQWLDSKPHGSVLYVSFGSEVGPTVEEYAELAQTMELCEQPFIWVVQHGSGRPGPPRFGLAEESGSSEPEGYFPHGLDERVGGRGLIIHGWAPQLLILSHKSTGGFLSHCGWNSTLEAIGRGIPILAWPIRGDQHYNAKLVVSYLKLGYMVSEDLSKDVTKDDIIMGIKRLMGDGEVKKNVEVLSEKFRNGFPRSSVDALDDFKDFINKRFV; encoded by the coding sequence ATGTCTCAAGAAATTTGCATCCTACCATTTTTCGGAACCGGCCATCTTCTACCATGCTTCCAACTATGCAACCATTTAACTTCCTCAAACTTCCACGTCACTCTTCTCATCTCCTCCACCCTCTCCACCTCCGTTCCATCATCTCTCCACCAACACCCTCTCTTTCAACTCACCCTACTCCCATCCCCACCTCCTTCCCCGGAACACCACCAAGAGCTTGCTGAAGGCCTCCAAAATATCCTCTCTAACTACCATCGTCCAGCCCTACCCGTTTATGCAATTGTCGACGCCATGATGAGCTGGTCAATCGATATTTTCAAACAGTTTAAAATTCCAACGGCAGCGTTCTTCACCTCCGGCGCATGCTCCGCCTCTATGGAGCTTGCGGTATGGAAAGCTCAGCCTTTTGACTTGAAACCCGGCGAAATCCGTTCTCTTCCCGGTTTACCAGATGACATGGCGGTTACGTACTCGGATATAAAACGACGTCATCACCACCCTCCTCCTCCTCCGCCTCCAGAACACGGCTTTCCTCCGCCTCCGGGTAGATTTGGCCGTGGAAAGAGGGGTCCACCTAAAGATGGAGAACAACCACCATGGCTGAATGAGACTCAAGGAGCAACTGCGTTGTTGATCAACACGTGTGATGATCTGGAGCGTCCATTTCTCAACTACATCACGAACTATATCGGAAAACCGGTGTACGGTGTTGGACCGCTTTTGCCGGAGCAGTATTGGAAAACTATCGGTTCAGTTCTCCGCGACAGTGATTTCCGGTCGAACCGGTCATCCAGCGTGACCGAGAAAGAAGTGGTCCAGTGGTTAGATTCAAAGCCGCATGGATCAGTTTTATACGTGTCGTTCGGTTCAGAGGTGGGACCCACAGTAGAAGAGTACGCGGAACTAGCTCAAACAATGGAGTTATGTGAGCAACCGTTTATATGGGTGGTCCAACACGGTTCTGGTAGACCGGGTCCACCTCGTTTTGGTTTAGCTGAAGAATCCGGTTCAAGTGAACCAGAAGGATATTTTCCTCATGGATTGGATGAAAGAGTTGGAGGTAGAGGTTTGATAATACACGGTTGGGCGCCACAGCTGTTGATACTGAGTCACAAATCAACGGGTGGATTTTTATCTCATTGTGGTTGGAATTCGACGTTGGAGGCTATTGGACGTGGGATTCCGATTTTGGCATGGCCTATAAGGGGTGACCAACACTACAATGCTAAGTTGGTTGTGAGTTATCTTAAGTTGGGTTACATGGTTTCTGAGGATTTGTCTAAAGATGTGACAAAGGATGATATAATTATGGGAATAAAGAGGTTGATGGGTGATGGAGAAGTGAAGAAGAATGTTGAGGTTCTTAGTGAAAAGTTTAGGAACGGGTTTCCTAGAAGTTCGGTGGATGCTTTAGATGATTTTAAGGATTTTATCAATAAGAGATTTGtttag